From the genome of Hathewaya histolytica, one region includes:
- a CDS encoding undecaprenyldiphospho-muramoylpentapeptide beta-N-acetylglucosaminyltransferase, whose product MKKYKIIMTGGGSAGHVTPNLALIPKLKQEGFEVKYIGSKNGIERKIIEQENIPYFAIESGKLRRYFDLKNFSDPFKVLKGMVDAVKIIRKEKPDIVFSKGGFVSVPVVMAAKLNRIPVIAHECDMTPGLANKISTPFCNKVCVTFPETLPYIKGDKGIVTGLPIREELFQGKREEGYRICGFSEEKPVLLVIGGSLGSIVINKAIRESIYKLLENFNIIHICGKGNLDSSMDNIKGYRQFEYVSEELKHFMNTADYFISRAGANTIFEILALKKPHILVPLSQKASRGDQILNANSFEKMGYSMVIKEEDLNKEVLFGKLMELKNNKKTYIDNMEQSKGVKAVDDIVELIKNYALKK is encoded by the coding sequence ATGAAAAAGTATAAAATTATAATGACAGGTGGCGGTTCAGCAGGACATGTAACACCCAACTTAGCACTAATACCTAAATTAAAACAAGAGGGATTCGAAGTAAAATATATAGGAAGTAAGAATGGAATAGAGAGAAAAATAATAGAACAGGAGAATATTCCATATTTTGCTATAGAAAGTGGTAAACTAAGAAGATACTTTGATTTAAAAAACTTTTCAGATCCATTTAAAGTTTTAAAGGGAATGGTAGATGCTGTTAAGATTATAAGAAAAGAAAAACCTGATATAGTTTTTTCAAAAGGTGGATTTGTATCAGTACCTGTAGTTATGGCAGCAAAACTTAATAGGATTCCAGTTATAGCTCATGAATGTGACATGACTCCAGGGCTTGCAAATAAGATATCCACTCCATTTTGTAATAAAGTGTGTGTAACTTTTCCAGAAACTCTACCATACATTAAAGGAGACAAAGGAATAGTTACAGGACTTCCAATTAGAGAAGAGCTTTTTCAAGGTAAAAGGGAGGAAGGATATAGGATTTGTGGCTTTAGCGAAGAAAAGCCTGTCCTACTTGTAATAGGCGGAAGCTTAGGTTCGATTGTAATAAATAAAGCTATTAGAGAATCTATTTATAAGCTGTTAGAAAATTTTAATATAATTCACATATGTGGAAAAGGGAATTTAGATAGCAGTATGGATAATATAAAAGGCTATAGACAGTTTGAGTATGTAAGTGAGGAATTAAAGCATTTTATGAATACTGCAGATTATTTCATATCAAGAGCAGGTGCTAACACTATATTTGAAATTTTAGCTCTAAAAAAGCCACATATTTTAGTACCCTTATCTCAAAAGGCAAGTAGAGGAGATCAAATTTTAAATGCTAACTCTTTTGAAAAGATGGGATATAGTATGGTTATAAAGGAAGAAGATTTAAATAAAGAAGTATTATTTGGGAAACTTATGGAGCTTAAGAATAATAAAAAAACATATATAGACAATATGGAACAAAGTAAAGGTGTTAAAGCTGTTGATGACATTGTAGAATTAATTAAAAATTATGCTCTTAAAAAGTAG
- a CDS encoding MBL fold metallo-hydrolase RNA specificity domain-containing protein, with translation MKIKFFGAAKRVTGSCHMLIINDRKVLLDCGLLQGKDESELENQRFNFNPKEIEFVILSHAHIDHSGRIPLLYKQGFKGMVLCTKPTRDLCTVMLPDSGYIHEMDVQWKNRKRKRQGLPPEEPLYTSKIAELSTYLFTGYNYDEIIEVFPGLKVRFKDAGHLLGSSIIELFIKEDGKEEFKLVYSGDLGNKELPLIKSPSTIDYADYVIMETTYGNRYHEAIEREYVELANIIKDTFNRGGNVVIPSFAVGRTQEILYILNNYVENNIIKDINVYVDSPLAIQATKIFEKNYDQFNDGVKEKILNGDDPFKFQGLKFTTTPGESMAINKIDKSAVIISASGMCEAGRIRHHLKHNLWREESSIVFVGFQAEGTLGRSLLNGSKKVNLFGEEIAVNAHIYNLPGLSGHADRAGLYKFIDNMKKKPKEVILVHGEKVEQESFYNLLKGEEYKVRIASLGETYFINEKEIRDYSIKNAILKELEDFGEVNEINKSILLDKLSSILKE, from the coding sequence TTGAAAATTAAGTTCTTTGGGGCTGCAAAACGAGTTACAGGGTCTTGTCATATGTTAATTATAAATGATAGGAAAGTGCTTTTAGATTGTGGACTTTTACAAGGAAAAGATGAAAGTGAATTAGAAAACCAAAGATTTAATTTTAATCCTAAAGAAATTGAGTTTGTCATATTATCACATGCTCATATAGATCATAGTGGAAGAATACCGCTACTTTATAAACAGGGATTCAAAGGAATGGTTTTATGTACTAAACCAACTCGTGATTTATGTACTGTTATGTTACCTGACAGTGGGTATATACATGAGATGGATGTTCAGTGGAAAAATAGAAAAAGAAAGAGACAGGGTCTTCCTCCAGAGGAACCCTTATATACGTCTAAAATAGCGGAACTTTCAACATATTTATTTACTGGATATAACTACGATGAAATCATAGAAGTTTTTCCTGGTCTTAAAGTTAGATTTAAAGATGCAGGGCATCTTCTAGGATCTTCTATAATAGAATTATTTATTAAAGAAGATGGAAAAGAAGAATTCAAACTCGTATACTCCGGTGATTTAGGGAATAAGGAGCTTCCACTTATAAAGAGTCCTTCAACAATAGATTATGCGGACTATGTAATTATGGAAACAACTTATGGAAATAGATATCATGAGGCTATAGAAAGGGAATATGTAGAACTTGCAAATATAATTAAAGATACATTTAATAGGGGGGGCAATGTAGTCATACCATCTTTTGCAGTAGGGCGTACCCAGGAGATATTATATATATTAAATAATTATGTTGAAAATAATATAATTAAGGATATAAATGTATATGTAGATAGTCCACTTGCCATACAGGCTACAAAAATTTTTGAAAAAAATTACGACCAATTTAATGACGGTGTAAAAGAAAAAATACTAAATGGAGATGACCCATTTAAGTTTCAAGGTCTAAAATTTACCACAACTCCAGGAGAGTCCATGGCTATTAATAAAATAGATAAAAGTGCAGTTATAATATCTGCAAGTGGAATGTGCGAAGCGGGTAGAATAAGACATCATCTTAAACATAATCTTTGGAGAGAAGAATCTTCTATTGTATTTGTTGGTTTCCAAGCAGAAGGTACGTTAGGGAGATCTCTTTTAAATGGAAGTAAAAAAGTTAATCTCTTCGGAGAAGAAATTGCTGTAAATGCCCATATATATAATCTTCCAGGGTTATCTGGCCATGCTGATAGGGCAGGTCTTTATAAATTTATAGATAATATGAAAAAGAAACCTAAAGAAGTTATTTTAGTTCATGGAGAAAAAGTAGAACAAGAGAGTTTTTATAATCTTCTAAAAGGTGAAGAATACAAAGTTAGGATAGCAAGCTTAGGTGAAACTTACTTTATTAATGAAAAAGAAATTAGAGATTATTCGATTAAAAATGCTATTTTAAAAGAACTAGAAGACTTTGGTGAGGTAAATGAAATTAATAAGAGTATTTTATTAGATAAATTATCGAGTATTTTAAAAGAATAA
- the nifJ gene encoding pyruvate:ferredoxin (flavodoxin) oxidoreductase encodes MNRKMKTMDGNTAAAHVAYAFTDVAAIYPITPSSPMGEKADEWSSQEKKNLFGQPVKVMEMQSEAGAAGAVHGALQAGALTTTFTASQGLLLMVPNMYKIAGELLPGVFHVSARALATHALSIFGDHQDVMAARQTGFALLASSSVQQAMDLAAVAHLSAIKGKVPFMHFFDGFRTSHELQKIEAWDYEQLGELAEEIQDDIKAFRNNALNPEHPVTRGTAQNPDIYFQGREASNKYYEQLPELVEHFMGKVNEMIGTDYHLFNYYGAADADRMIIAMGSACEAIEEAIDYLNAKGEKVGLLSVHLYRPFSIEHFHKYIPKTVNRIAVLDRTKEPGSIAEPLFLDVTHSFYGCNEKPLIVGGRYGLGSKDTTPAQIVSVFENLKSNEPKNGFTIGITDDVTYTSLPVGEELDVASEGTRACKFWGLGSDGTVGANKSAIKIIGDHTDMYAQGYFSYDSKKSGGITVSHLRFGKDKIRSTYLINKADFVACHNQSYVNKYDVLAGIKDGGTFLLNCIWNEEELDKHLPVKMKKYIAEHNINLYTINAVKIAQEIGLGGRINMIMQAAFFKLANIIPLEESIKYLKEAVVTSYGKKGEAIVKMNHDAIDKGIDAIVKVNVPESWKEATESDSCECGCESKEQKPAFITDIVEVINRQEGDMLPVSAFTEGVDGTFPPGTAAYEKRGIAVNVPEWQVDKCIQCNQCAYVCPHSVIRPALMTEEEVSNGPDTLEVKQANGGPTIKEYKFSIVISQLDCTGCGNCAQVCPAPEKALIMKPIEPQLEKQSAFDYAIKLPAKKNPMNKNTVKGSQFETPLIEFSGACAGCGETPYAKLITQLFGDRMMISNATGCSSIWGGSAPATPYTVDQNGRGPAWANSLFEDNAEFGFGMFLGSTQMRERIFGLAQEAQESNLSDELKNTLKEFLGNRFDGEKTKELRDKLLPMLEAEKENKIAAEILEKKDFIVKQSQWIFGGDGWAYDIGFGGVDHVLASGEDVNILVFDTEVYSNTGGQSSKATPTAAIAKFAAGGKRTKKKDLGMMAMSYGYVYVAQIAMGADKNQTIKAITEAENYPGPSLIIAYAPCINHGIKIGMGSSQLEEKRAVDCGYWSLYRYNPTLKDQGKNPFVLDSKEPKESFIDFLKGEVRYASLEKIKPELAQELFEKTEKDAMERLENYKKLAKDQ; translated from the coding sequence ATGAATAGAAAAATGAAAACTATGGATGGTAATACTGCCGCTGCTCATGTAGCCTATGCATTTACTGATGTAGCTGCCATTTACCCAATCACGCCTTCTTCTCCAATGGGAGAAAAAGCTGATGAATGGTCATCACAAGAAAAGAAAAATTTATTTGGACAACCAGTAAAAGTTATGGAGATGCAATCAGAAGCGGGTGCTGCAGGGGCGGTTCACGGAGCGCTTCAAGCGGGGGCTTTAACTACAACATTTACAGCATCTCAAGGATTACTTCTTATGGTACCAAATATGTACAAAATAGCTGGTGAATTATTACCAGGGGTATTCCATGTTAGTGCTAGAGCATTAGCTACACATGCACTTTCAATATTTGGAGATCATCAAGACGTAATGGCGGCTAGACAAACAGGATTTGCATTGCTTGCATCAAGTAGTGTACAACAAGCTATGGACTTAGCAGCAGTTGCGCACCTTTCTGCAATAAAAGGAAAAGTACCATTCATGCACTTCTTTGATGGATTCAGAACATCTCATGAACTTCAAAAAATTGAAGCTTGGGATTATGAGCAACTTGGAGAACTTGCAGAAGAAATTCAAGATGACATTAAGGCGTTTAGAAATAATGCTTTAAATCCAGAACACCCTGTAACAAGAGGTACTGCTCAAAACCCAGATATATATTTCCAAGGTAGAGAAGCTTCAAATAAATACTATGAGCAATTACCAGAACTTGTAGAACACTTCATGGGAAAAGTTAATGAAATGATAGGTACAGATTATCACCTATTCAACTACTATGGAGCTGCTGATGCAGATAGAATGATTATCGCTATGGGATCAGCTTGTGAAGCTATAGAAGAAGCTATAGATTATTTAAATGCTAAAGGTGAAAAAGTAGGTTTACTTTCTGTACATTTATATAGACCATTCTCTATTGAACATTTCCATAAATACATACCAAAGACTGTTAATAGAATAGCAGTACTTGATAGAACTAAGGAACCAGGTTCAATAGCGGAGCCATTATTCTTAGATGTTACTCATTCATTCTATGGATGCAATGAGAAACCACTTATAGTTGGTGGAAGATACGGACTAGGTTCAAAAGATACAACTCCAGCTCAAATAGTTTCTGTATTTGAGAATTTAAAATCAAATGAACCAAAGAATGGATTTACAATTGGAATCACTGACGATGTGACTTACACATCATTACCAGTTGGAGAAGAATTAGATGTAGCATCTGAAGGTACTAGAGCTTGTAAGTTCTGGGGTCTTGGATCAGATGGTACTGTTGGAGCTAATAAATCAGCAATTAAAATTATTGGAGACCATACAGACATGTATGCTCAAGGATACTTCTCATATGACTCTAAAAAGTCAGGTGGTATAACAGTATCTCACTTAAGATTTGGTAAAGATAAAATAAGATCTACTTATTTAATAAATAAAGCAGACTTTGTAGCTTGTCATAACCAATCTTATGTAAACAAATATGACGTTTTAGCTGGTATTAAAGACGGAGGAACATTCTTACTTAACTGTATATGGAATGAAGAAGAATTAGACAAACATTTACCAGTAAAAATGAAGAAATATATTGCAGAACATAATATAAACCTTTACACAATTAATGCAGTTAAAATAGCTCAAGAAATCGGTTTAGGTGGAAGAATTAACATGATAATGCAAGCTGCTTTCTTTAAGCTAGCGAATATCATTCCACTAGAAGAATCTATTAAATACCTAAAAGAAGCTGTTGTAACTTCTTATGGTAAAAAAGGTGAGGCTATAGTTAAAATGAATCATGATGCTATAGATAAAGGAATAGATGCTATAGTTAAAGTTAATGTTCCAGAAAGTTGGAAAGAAGCTACTGAATCTGATTCTTGTGAATGTGGCTGTGAATCAAAAGAACAAAAACCAGCATTTATAACTGATATAGTTGAAGTTATAAATAGACAAGAAGGAGACATGCTACCAGTAAGTGCGTTTACAGAAGGTGTTGATGGTACATTCCCTCCAGGAACTGCTGCATATGAAAAAAGAGGAATAGCAGTAAATGTTCCAGAGTGGCAAGTAGATAAATGTATACAATGTAACCAATGTGCTTATGTTTGTCCACACTCTGTAATTAGACCAGCTTTAATGACAGAAGAAGAGGTAAGTAATGGACCAGATACTTTAGAGGTTAAACAAGCTAATGGTGGACCAACAATTAAAGAATACAAATTCTCAATAGTAATAAGCCAACTTGACTGTACTGGATGTGGTAACTGTGCACAAGTATGTCCAGCACCAGAAAAAGCTTTAATTATGAAACCAATTGAGCCACAATTAGAAAAACAAAGTGCATTTGATTATGCTATTAAGCTTCCAGCTAAGAAAAATCCAATGAATAAAAACACTGTAAAAGGAAGCCAATTTGAAACTCCGTTAATTGAGTTCTCAGGTGCTTGTGCAGGATGTGGAGAAACTCCATATGCGAAACTTATAACTCAATTATTTGGTGATAGAATGATGATATCTAATGCTACAGGATGTTCATCAATATGGGGTGGAAGTGCTCCTGCAACTCCATATACAGTAGATCAAAACGGACGTGGACCAGCTTGGGCTAACTCATTATTTGAAGACAATGCTGAATTTGGTTTTGGTATGTTCTTAGGATCAACCCAAATGAGAGAAAGAATATTTGGACTTGCTCAAGAAGCTCAAGAAAGTAATTTAAGTGATGAATTAAAGAATACATTAAAAGAATTCTTAGGTAATAGATTCGATGGAGAAAAAACTAAAGAGTTAAGAGATAAATTACTTCCAATGTTAGAAGCAGAAAAAGAAAATAAAATAGCTGCTGAAATCTTAGAAAAGAAAGACTTCATAGTTAAACAATCTCAATGGATATTTGGTGGAGATGGTTGGGCATATGACATCGGATTTGGTGGAGTTGACCACGTACTTGCATCTGGAGAAGATGTAAACATTCTTGTATTTGATACAGAAGTTTACTCAAATACAGGTGGACAATCTTCAAAAGCTACACCTACTGCAGCAATAGCTAAATTCGCTGCTGGTGGTAAGAGAACTAAGAAAAAAGATCTTGGTATGATGGCAATGAGTTACGGATATGTTTATGTTGCTCAAATAGCTATGGGTGCAGATAAGAACCAAACTATTAAAGCAATAACAGAAGCTGAAAATTATCCAGGCCCATCATTAATCATAGCATATGCTCCATGTATAAATCATGGAATTAAAATTGGTATGGGTAGTAGCCAATTAGAAGAAAAGAGAGCTGTGGACTGCGGATATTGGTCATTATATAGATATAACCCAACATTAAAAGACCAAGGTAAGAATCCATTTGTCTTAGATTCTAAAGAACCAAAAGAATCATTCATAGATTTCTTAAAAGGTGAAGTAAGATATGCATCACTTGAAAAAATCAAACCAGAGTTAGCTCAAGAATTATTTGAGAAAACTGAAAAAGATGCAATGGAAAGATTAGAAAACTATAAAAAACTTGCAAAAGATCAATAA
- a CDS encoding DUF1292 domain-containing protein, translating to MDKENKCTCNGEVNKCGCHEEIEHSHESCGCHEEAEHSHESCGCGCGDEIETLTVELEDEEGNVITCEIIDGFDYKDKEYAVLLNPQEDTYYIFEVVGDDEDGELVVPSEEEFEDVREYYENLVAAEE from the coding sequence ATGGATAAAGAAAACAAGTGCACTTGCAATGGTGAAGTAAATAAATGTGGTTGCCACGAAGAAATAGAACACTCTCATGAATCATGTGGTTGTCATGAGGAAGCAGAACATTCTCACGAATCATGTGGTTGTGGATGTGGAGATGAAATTGAAACATTAACTGTAGAACTTGAAGATGAAGAGGGAAATGTTATTACTTGTGAAATAATCGATGGTTTTGATTATAAAGATAAAGAATATGCAGTTTTACTAAATCCACAGGAAGATACTTATTATATATTTGAAGTAGTTGGAGACGATGAAGACGGTGAATTAGTAGTACCTTCAGAAGAAGAATTTGAAGATGTTAGAGAGTACTACGAAAATTTAGTTGCTGCAGAAGAATAA
- a CDS encoding HAD-IB family hydrolase, protein MEKLAIFDVDFTLTRKETLLEFYKFMLKKHPKFLIYIPRTVFSGLFYVLKFHDEKKTKEIFTRFIRGIREEDMEDIVKEFYEKVLCRIIYKDSIDMIAKLKKEGCKVILISASPEFYLKSLYNIKEVDKIIGTRISKKDGIYQNKLEGENCKGEEKVRRLKSYIKEKNIDVDFKNSYMFSDSLADLPLFKLVGKPYLINYNKKYDDIEILNWK, encoded by the coding sequence TTGGAGAAACTTGCAATCTTTGATGTAGATTTTACTTTAACAAGAAAAGAAACATTATTGGAATTTTATAAATTTATGCTTAAGAAACATCCTAAATTTTTAATATATATACCAAGAACTGTGTTCTCAGGGTTATTCTATGTATTAAAGTTTCATGATGAGAAAAAAACAAAAGAAATATTTACTAGGTTTATAAGAGGTATAAGAGAAGAGGATATGGAAGACATAGTAAAGGAATTTTATGAAAAGGTATTATGTAGAATAATATATAAGGATTCTATAGATATGATAGCAAAACTAAAGAAAGAGGGATGTAAAGTTATATTAATTTCTGCATCTCCAGAATTTTATTTAAAATCTTTATATAATATTAAAGAAGTTGATAAGATAATAGGCACTAGGATTAGTAAAAAAGATGGCATATACCAAAATAAGCTAGAAGGTGAAAACTGTAAGGGAGAAGAAAAGGTTAGACGTCTTAAGAGCTATATAAAAGAAAAGAATATAGATGTTGATTTTAAAAATTCCTATATGTTCTCAGATTCCTTAGCAGATTTACCTCTTTTTAAATTAGTAGGAAAACCCTATTTAATTAACTATAATAAAAAATATGATGATATAGAAATATTAAATTGGAAATAG
- a CDS encoding aminotransferase class IV — translation MSSARKQFYIFNGSLEKEEKNLEEILNQGDIVYEVIRIIEGFPLFLKEHMDRLHNSCSLINIQCPIKQEEVFRHIRELSASNEIDFGNIKIVLNSNSLEYAIYFIPHYYPTEEEYEDGVKTILYNGERKNPNAKIVDMSFRKTVTEKIKKENAYEAILIDKNGNITEGSKSNIFMVKGDVVLTAPVEGVLPGITRNKIINVIKDLGISFEEKYVKDDEINSLQGLFISGTSPKVLPINKVETISFNPKNKIIIDIMKFFNKVIEEDIKFIKNNYFK, via the coding sequence ATGTCTTCTGCTAGAAAGCAATTTTATATTTTTAATGGAAGTTTAGAAAAAGAAGAAAAAAATCTAGAAGAGATTCTTAATCAGGGAGATATTGTATATGAGGTTATAAGAATTATAGAAGGTTTTCCTCTTTTTTTAAAGGAACATATGGATAGGTTACATAATTCATGTTCCCTAATAAATATTCAATGTCCTATAAAACAGGAAGAAGTATTTAGACATATTAGGGAACTTTCAGCTAGTAATGAAATAGATTTCGGTAATATTAAGATAGTTTTAAACTCCAATTCTTTAGAATATGCAATATATTTTATACCACACTACTATCCTACAGAAGAAGAATATGAAGATGGGGTAAAAACTATTTTATATAATGGGGAAAGAAAAAATCCTAATGCCAAAATTGTAGATATGAGTTTTAGAAAAACTGTTACAGAAAAAATTAAGAAAGAAAATGCTTATGAGGCTATATTAATAGATAAGAACGGAAATATTACCGAAGGAAGTAAGTCAAATATTTTTATGGTTAAAGGAGATGTAGTATTAACTGCACCTGTAGAAGGCGTTCTTCCAGGAATAACCCGTAATAAAATCATAAATGTTATAAAGGATCTAGGTATAAGTTTTGAAGAAAAATATGTTAAAGATGATGAAATAAATTCTCTACAGGGATTATTTATTTCAGGAACATCACCTAAAGTCCTTCCTATAAATAAAGTTGAAACTATTAGTTTTAATCCTAAAAATAAAATTATTATAGATATTATGAAATTCTTTAATAAAGTAATAGAAGAGGACATTAAGTTTATAAAAAATAATTATTTTAAATAA
- a CDS encoding DUF342 domain-containing protein yields MQDNNTIDLDGKVYIKEGKIFVINPKENGKPAVITPSKGLKLMVDKEEVTFKKEVFANSEIEVFFPSTVGKRNLNISLSLDKMKAYMDISYEPKLIYTLRDEEEDKIVNLKYEVLDKELPPKFSREEIEKVLLDKGILYGILRNNIEKCIKEEYVKDCIIATGKKPVDGTDDTIKLNFIVQKSFKEDSKGNIDYKSIGNIQYVKSGDVIATIIKGKEGIDGVNVFGKIVKSKKRNMVKVKCSSGCELKGDSIIAIIDGKPMYKRNTFKVNHVHEVKGNVDLSTGNINFSGSVIVYGAVSDGMKIESGAGIEVYKNVSGSEIISKGNISVGGNIIYSKVICGGEDNVNIKVNEDLTLLSNILREIRLTMEKIINKNLLGKDVKPGEIIKVLIENKFKNVPVIITSIEKSYAKKGTYKNFINILKKGLLGLGTLSIESSEDIMYMEKLLKEEIEIIKDEKINFSDVDFRYAQNSIIQSSGDIYITGKGEYITNIDANGSIYFTGINSVARGGILKAKNEIKCMYVGSDAGVSTKLKVEREGQIWAKVAFQNTRFAVGTLEHIIEYPCKDVHAYLDEKGELVVEKLKL; encoded by the coding sequence ATGCAGGATAATAATACTATTGACTTAGATGGAAAGGTATATATTAAAGAAGGCAAGATATTTGTAATTAATCCTAAGGAAAATGGAAAGCCAGCTGTTATAACTCCATCTAAAGGACTAAAACTCATGGTGGATAAAGAAGAAGTTACTTTTAAAAAAGAAGTTTTCGCTAATAGTGAAATTGAAGTTTTTTTCCCATCTACTGTAGGTAAAAGAAATCTAAATATAAGTTTATCATTAGATAAAATGAAAGCTTATATGGATATTTCATATGAACCAAAGCTAATATACACTTTAAGAGATGAAGAAGAAGATAAAATCGTAAATTTAAAATATGAAGTTTTAGACAAGGAACTTCCTCCAAAATTCTCTAGGGAGGAAATCGAAAAAGTATTATTAGATAAGGGTATACTATATGGAATTTTAAGAAATAACATAGAAAAATGTATAAAAGAAGAGTATGTTAAAGACTGCATAATAGCTACAGGGAAAAAACCTGTAGATGGTACAGATGATACTATTAAATTAAATTTTATAGTTCAGAAAAGTTTTAAAGAAGATTCTAAGGGTAATATAGATTATAAATCTATAGGAAATATACAATATGTAAAAAGCGGAGACGTAATAGCTACTATTATAAAGGGTAAAGAAGGAATAGATGGAGTAAATGTTTTTGGAAAAATAGTGAAGAGTAAAAAAAGAAATATGGTAAAAGTTAAATGTAGTAGTGGATGTGAACTTAAAGGTGACTCTATAATAGCTATTATAGATGGTAAACCCATGTATAAACGGAATACTTTTAAAGTTAACCATGTACATGAAGTTAAAGGGAATGTTGATCTGAGTACTGGGAATATAAATTTTAGTGGTTCAGTGATTGTTTATGGTGCTGTATCGGATGGAATGAAAATAGAAAGTGGAGCTGGAATTGAAGTTTATAAAAATGTATCGGGATCAGAAATTATATCTAAAGGTAATATTTCTGTTGGAGGGAATATTATATATTCCAAAGTGATTTGTGGTGGAGAAGATAATGTAAATATAAAGGTGAATGAGGACTTAACACTACTTTCTAATATTCTAAGAGAAATTAGGTTAACTATGGAAAAGATAATAAATAAGAACCTTTTGGGTAAAGATGTAAAGCCCGGAGAAATCATAAAAGTCCTTATTGAAAATAAATTCAAAAATGTACCAGTAATAATAACTAGTATAGAAAAGTCATATGCAAAAAAGGGGACTTATAAAAACTTTATTAATATATTGAAGAAGGGTCTACTGGGATTAGGTACTTTATCTATAGAGAGTTCGGAAGATATTATGTATATGGAAAAATTACTTAAAGAAGAAATTGAAATTATAAAAGATGAAAAAATAAATTTTTCAGATGTAGATTTTAGATATGCACAAAATAGTATTATACAATCTTCTGGAGATATATATATAACGGGAAAAGGTGAATATATAACTAACATAGATGCAAATGGTAGTATATATTTTACGGGAATAAACTCTGTTGCAAGGGGTGGAATTTTAAAAGCTAAAAATGAGATAAAGTGTATGTATGTAGGAAGTGACGCAGGAGTTTCTACTAAGCTTAAAGTAGAAAGAGAAGGGCAAATTTGGGCTAAAGTTGCTTTTCAAAATACTAGATTTGCGGTTGGAACTTTAGAACATATTATTGAATATCCTTGTAAAGATGTTCATGCTTATTTAGATGAAAAAGGTGAATTAGTAGTAGAAAAGTTAAAACTATAA
- a CDS encoding chemotaxis protein CheW, whose protein sequence is MAGEIKVLIFKIDEEYYATDIMEVERILGHEDTTKLPDSPSFIEGVINYEGDILPIVNLCTKFNIKFNGAKKESKVIVVKSQNNKIGMLVDSVSEVRDVSLDDIKMPPNIVSGISNRYIRGLIKHEDEIIIFLDLNSILTEEEKEFLKV, encoded by the coding sequence ATTGCTGGTGAAATTAAAGTTCTTATTTTTAAAATAGATGAAGAGTATTATGCAACTGATATTATGGAAGTAGAAAGAATACTTGGACATGAAGATACAACAAAACTTCCAGATTCACCAAGCTTTATAGAAGGTGTTATAAATTATGAAGGAGATATACTACCTATAGTTAATCTGTGTACAAAATTTAACATTAAATTTAATGGAGCAAAAAAAGAATCTAAGGTAATAGTCGTAAAATCTCAAAATAATAAGATTGGTATGTTAGTAGATTCTGTATCTGAGGTTAGGGATGTGAGCCTAGATGATATAAAAATGCCTCCAAATATAGTTTCAGGAATATCTAACCGTTATATAAGAGGTTTGATAAAACATGAGGACGAAATTATCATATTTTTAGACCTAAATAGTATTTTAACTGAAGAAGAAAAAGAATTTTTAAAAGTTTAG
- a CDS encoding chemotaxis protein CheD has protein sequence MKFKEIRVGIADLNVGENPDQLITVGLGSCVGIVIYDGYKKIGGLAHIMLPDSTQFLNVTNEMKFANLAIPILIDKLLYKGAIKRNLKAKIAGGASMFNFADKSMIMDIGNRNCIAVKKTLKESGIPIISEDIGGNKGRTVTFDTSNGLFKIRTVGVGVKEI, from the coding sequence ATGAAATTTAAAGAAATTAGGGTTGGTATTGCTGATTTAAATGTTGGAGAAAATCCAGACCAATTAATTACAGTAGGACTTGGATCCTGTGTTGGGATTGTTATATATGACGGATATAAGAAAATAGGTGGACTTGCACATATAATGTTGCCAGATAGTACTCAATTTTTAAATGTTACAAATGAAATGAAATTTGCAAATCTAGCTATTCCTATTTTAATAGATAAACTTCTATATAAGGGAGCTATTAAAAGAAATTTAAAGGCTAAAATTGCTGGTGGTGCTTCAATGTTCAATTTTGCTGATAAAAGTATGATTATGGATATTGGAAACAGAAATTGTATTGCTGTAAAAAAGACTTTAAAAGAATCAGGCATACCTATAATTAGTGAGGATATTGGTGGAAATAAAGGCAGAACGGTTACGTTTGATACATCAAATGGATTATTTAAAATAAGAACTGTTGGTGTAGGTGTTAAAGAAATATAA